A genomic region of Raphanus sativus cultivar WK10039 chromosome 6, ASM80110v3, whole genome shotgun sequence contains the following coding sequences:
- the LOC130496729 gene encoding transcription repressor MYB5-like — translation MTSSGVKKQVTKKTSPCCMKMGMKRGPWTAEEDEILVSFIEKEGEGRWRSLPKRAGLLRCGKSCRLRWMNYLRPTVKRGGITLDEEDLILRLHRLLGNRWSLIAGRIPGRTDNEIKNYWNTHLRKKLLSQGIDPQTHKPLDADHKPGEEVSAGQNLLEPNSSSHTDVTTVSSGNGTSKISFSFFGGEDDEDFGFCYDDKFSSFLNALINDDPVDSNIPISQPFRMQDCTDEIVGTSSSLEHGQSLEDI, via the exons ATGACGTCATCTGGCGTGAAGAAGCAGGTCACGAAGAAAACGTCCCCATGTTGCATGAAGATGGGGATGAAGAGAGGACCGTGGACGGCGGAGGAGGACGAGATTCTTGTGAGCTTCATCGAGAAAGAAGGCGAAGGAAGGTGGAGATCGCTTCCCAAAAGAGCTGGCTTACTCCGATGTGGGAAAAGCTGCCGTCTACGGTGGATGAACTATCTCCGGCCGACTGTAAAACGCGGTGGTATCACTCTCGACGAGGAAGATCTCATCCTCCGCCTTCATCGCCTCCTTGGCAACCG GTGGTCACTAATCGCGGGAAGGATACCGGGAAGGACTGATAATGAGATCAAGAACTATTGGAACACTCATCTTCGTAAGAAACTCTTAAGCCAAGGCATTGATCCTCAAACCCACAAGCCTCTAGACGCAGATCATAAACCCGGAGAAGAAGTTTCCGCTGGACAAAATCTACTAGAGCCTAACTCTAGTTCTCACACTGATGTTACCACCGTTAGTAGCGGAAATGGAACTAGCAAGATAAGTTTCAGCTTCTTTGGTGGTGAAGACGACGAAGACTTTGGTTTCTGTTACGATGATAAGTTTTCTTCGTTTCTAAATGCGCTTATCAATGATGATCCTGTTGATAGTAATATCCCAATATCACAGCCGTTTCGGATGCAAGATTGTACTGATGAGATTGTTGGAACGTCGTCGAGCTTAGAACATGGCCAGAGCTTAGAAGATATATGA